Proteins from a genomic interval of Pseudodesulfovibrio nedwellii:
- a CDS encoding methyl-accepting chemotaxis protein encodes MSVRNKLVLVLLVCVVCFALVFGATKIGRNISNHYATLMKQARNAYSELLQSRRQEKNFQLRKKSEYIGKVAKHVNEARVTLQSIIEADPEMQSACDNALGLLAEYNTSFQTLASAETDIGLTIDTGWRNKFVMSARGLESIFKEVHSQDITVLLLQIRRQEKNYILRREDKYIERMNGWIEAMNESVAVSPLFGPQERAAFQEKLHIYLSAFDGYRKSLESADRGSVLLIKSARALEPVLEDIRNHYMEKSAQIASNVDLAVLSMEVTACALIILCILWTLFSVTRPLAALQKYSRDVADGNLEAQPEGTFNHEFGNLCNDLMRMVSMLRDQLEAVRLKEEEALAQAEAARKAMLATQEQELRVRKLWDCMSDTGKQAEGIADRVGMATEKVAAMLVQIRDGSHNQHERIMETAIAMEQMNTVVCEVSKNASQATGRASEARDKAVEGAGLVQGAVTSIEDVNGYTDKISQGLEKLGLQVESIGQVMDVINEIADQTNLLALNAAIEAARAGEAGRGFAVVADEVRKLAEKTMTATKQVEEHVVSIQDSSARNIERFRDVVEVVKHSAVQARASGEAQDSIIFLVEQNVLNVESIASASEEQSVASEQISQATEEVRQIAKSFTEGVEHAHTAVVDLVDLSEELRVGMREMLSGGDMTDNENGESAVVSSTPPMDVLKQPMLA; translated from the coding sequence ATGTCGGTGAGAAACAAGCTCGTTTTGGTGCTTCTGGTTTGCGTTGTCTGCTTTGCTCTGGTTTTTGGGGCGACCAAAATTGGAAGAAATATTTCCAATCATTATGCAACGCTTATGAAACAGGCACGAAATGCCTATAGTGAGCTTCTGCAATCGCGCAGGCAGGAGAAAAATTTTCAATTGCGCAAAAAATCCGAGTATATTGGCAAGGTGGCCAAACATGTCAATGAGGCCCGAGTCACTTTGCAATCCATTATTGAAGCAGATCCAGAAATGCAATCTGCATGCGACAATGCGCTCGGACTGCTTGCTGAATACAATACAAGTTTTCAAACCCTTGCCTCGGCTGAAACCGATATAGGGCTGACCATTGATACTGGTTGGCGTAATAAATTTGTGATGTCTGCCCGTGGATTGGAAAGTATTTTTAAGGAAGTCCACAGTCAGGATATAACCGTCTTGCTTTTGCAGATTCGAAGACAGGAAAAAAATTATATTCTTCGGCGTGAAGACAAATACATTGAAAGGATGAATGGTTGGATCGAGGCCATGAATGAATCCGTGGCTGTTTCTCCGCTGTTCGGTCCGCAAGAGCGAGCCGCATTTCAGGAAAAGCTTCATATTTATCTGTCCGCTTTTGACGGGTATCGCAAGAGCTTAGAATCGGCTGATAGGGGTTCTGTATTACTGATTAAATCTGCGCGAGCACTGGAACCGGTCCTTGAGGATATCCGTAATCACTATATGGAAAAGAGTGCGCAAATTGCCAGCAATGTTGATCTCGCAGTGCTGAGTATGGAAGTGACGGCCTGTGCGTTGATTATTTTATGTATTCTTTGGACGTTATTTTCAGTCACCCGACCGCTTGCTGCATTGCAAAAGTATTCGCGAGATGTGGCCGATGGGAATCTGGAAGCCCAGCCGGAAGGCACGTTCAACCATGAATTTGGCAACTTATGCAATGATCTGATGCGTATGGTGTCCATGCTGCGTGATCAGCTGGAGGCCGTCCGTCTTAAGGAGGAGGAAGCTCTGGCGCAGGCCGAAGCCGCGAGAAAGGCAATGTTAGCGACACAGGAACAGGAACTTCGTGTGCGAAAGCTGTGGGATTGCATGTCGGACACAGGAAAGCAGGCAGAAGGTATTGCCGACCGTGTGGGCATGGCAACTGAAAAAGTTGCGGCCATGCTCGTGCAGATACGTGATGGCTCACATAATCAGCATGAACGCATCATGGAAACAGCCATTGCCATGGAGCAGATGAATACTGTTGTTTGCGAAGTGAGCAAAAATGCGTCTCAAGCCACAGGGCGGGCTTCGGAGGCTCGTGACAAGGCTGTAGAGGGCGCGGGGCTTGTTCAGGGTGCGGTGACCTCTATCGAAGACGTGAATGGATATACGGATAAGATTAGTCAGGGATTGGAGAAGCTTGGCCTTCAGGTTGAATCTATTGGTCAGGTTATGGATGTTATCAATGAAATAGCAGACCAGACAAATCTGTTGGCACTGAATGCCGCCATTGAGGCCGCTCGTGCCGGAGAAGCCGGTAGAGGTTTTGCCGTGGTAGCCGATGAGGTTCGCAAATTGGCGGAAAAGACAATGACAGCTACCAAGCAAGTGGAAGAACATGTTGTTTCTATTCAGGATTCTTCCGCTAGGAATATCGAACGGTTCCGAGATGTCGTGGAAGTCGTGAAGCATAGTGCCGTTCAGGCTCGTGCATCCGGGGAAGCACAGGATTCTATCATTTTTCTGGTGGAACAAAATGTATTGAATGTGGAAAGCATTGCTTCGGCGTCCGAAGAGCAGAGTGTGGCTTCCGAACAGATATCCCAGGCCACGGAAGAAGTTCGTCAAATTGCCAAGTCGTTTACCGAAGGTGTTGAGCATGCGCATACAGCCGTGGTTGATCTCGTCGATTTGTCCGAGGAGTTGCGTGTGGGTATGCGCGAAATGCTTTCCGGTGGCGACATGACCGATAATGAAAATGGAGAGTCTGCGGTTGTCTCTTCAACACCTCCGATGGATGTCCTGAAACAGCCAATGCTCGCGTAG
- a CDS encoding methyl-accepting chemotaxis protein — translation MLNNLKLGIKLSLGFGLVLLLTALVAVIGINGMQNVQNRVDKADDVNRLVRFILESRIQEKNFMLKHTPEAVEKHAETLKKMQDQTQTTNKKFNHQVNKDQMAQVAKAAEEYEKAFATYLKLDEKNILALKGMVAAAQKALDKTEELRAKQQEQLSLLIASDNTPSRILEDKLIKTNDANAMVKRFLNARMNAKDFMANRDSSSLEKSRENLKNILKQAETLKSRFKDQTNIRQIGEVENALDDYLKELNKFATDSRQQNQAEKDMISAAQKADEICRAARADQKAKMLDDIHSANITSIITAATALILGILAAFFLTKAITKPISMGVSFAKNMSEGDFTNTLDINQKDEVGMLAKALNDMVTKLRAVVADVEIATNNVATGSEELSASSETLSQGATEQAASIEEVSSSMEQMASNISQNAENATETETLATKAAADAKESGSAVNQTVNAMKSIAEKISIIEEIARQTNLLALNAAIEAARAGEHGKGFAVVAAEVRKLAERSGSAAAEISELSSSSVRIADKAEEMLHALVPDIEKTASLVQEISSSSNEQNAGTTQINLAISQLDMVIQQNASASEEMASTSEELSAQGQTLQATMSFFKVDEQSHNKSATVVTRTSRRTNALPAPSRHTKEAMPEPTGIAIAMDSDEGYERF, via the coding sequence ATGCTTAACAATTTAAAACTCGGTATCAAACTCAGCCTTGGATTCGGACTCGTCCTGCTTTTAACAGCCTTGGTTGCCGTTATTGGTATCAATGGAATGCAGAACGTACAGAATCGCGTAGACAAGGCGGATGACGTCAATCGACTTGTACGCTTCATTCTCGAAAGCCGTATTCAGGAAAAGAACTTCATGCTCAAACACACGCCTGAAGCAGTGGAAAAGCATGCTGAAACCCTCAAAAAAATGCAGGATCAAACGCAAACTACAAATAAAAAATTTAACCACCAGGTAAACAAGGATCAAATGGCCCAGGTTGCCAAAGCCGCTGAGGAATATGAAAAGGCTTTTGCAACATATTTAAAACTTGATGAAAAAAACATATTGGCTCTGAAGGGCATGGTTGCTGCGGCTCAAAAGGCTCTCGACAAAACAGAAGAATTACGCGCCAAACAACAGGAACAACTGTCCCTGCTTATCGCATCGGACAACACGCCCTCGCGAATACTTGAAGACAAACTTATAAAGACAAATGACGCTAACGCTATGGTCAAAAGATTTCTCAATGCGCGAATGAACGCAAAGGACTTCATGGCCAATCGGGACAGCTCATCGCTTGAAAAAAGCCGTGAAAATCTAAAAAATATCCTTAAACAAGCCGAAACGCTAAAATCTCGTTTCAAAGATCAAACCAATATTCGTCAAATCGGCGAAGTCGAAAATGCTTTGGATGATTACCTCAAGGAACTGAACAAATTCGCAACAGACAGCAGGCAACAAAATCAAGCCGAAAAAGACATGATTTCCGCCGCCCAAAAAGCGGATGAAATCTGCCGAGCAGCTCGTGCTGATCAAAAAGCAAAAATGCTCGACGATATCCACAGTGCGAACATCACGAGCATCATTACTGCAGCAACTGCACTCATCCTCGGCATTCTGGCTGCCTTCTTCCTTACTAAAGCCATCACAAAGCCCATATCCATGGGTGTCAGCTTTGCAAAAAACATGTCCGAAGGAGACTTTACAAATACACTGGACATAAACCAGAAAGACGAAGTTGGCATGTTGGCAAAAGCCTTGAATGACATGGTCACGAAACTGCGGGCCGTAGTTGCGGACGTTGAAATCGCTACCAACAATGTCGCTACGGGGAGCGAAGAATTGTCTGCATCTTCAGAGACTCTTTCACAAGGAGCGACTGAACAGGCCGCCTCGATTGAAGAAGTCTCTTCTTCCATGGAACAAATGGCTTCCAACATCAGCCAAAATGCAGAAAATGCCACGGAAACAGAAACCCTTGCAACCAAGGCCGCCGCTGATGCCAAGGAAAGCGGTTCCGCAGTCAATCAAACTGTTAATGCAATGAAAAGCATTGCTGAAAAGATTTCCATCATTGAGGAAATCGCCCGCCAGACCAATCTCCTCGCGCTCAATGCAGCTATCGAAGCTGCCCGAGCCGGTGAACATGGGAAAGGATTTGCCGTTGTAGCTGCCGAGGTTCGTAAGCTTGCAGAACGCTCTGGTTCAGCTGCGGCAGAGATCAGTGAGCTTTCCTCTTCAAGTGTCAGAATTGCCGACAAAGCCGAAGAAATGCTCCACGCCCTCGTCCCGGACATCGAAAAAACAGCATCACTCGTACAGGAAATATCCTCATCAAGTAATGAACAAAACGCTGGGACCACTCAGATCAACCTGGCCATCAGTCAACTTGATATGGTGATTCAGCAAAATGCCTCTGCATCCGAAGAAATGGCGTCCACAAGCGAAGAGCTTTCTGCGCAAGGACAGACTCTTCAAGCCACCATGTCCTTCTTCAAGGTAGATGAACAATCGCACAACAAATCAGCGACAGTTGTCACCAGAACATCCAGACGGACGAACGCCCTGCCCGCGCCTTCCCGGCACACAAAAGAGGCCATGCCAGAACCGACCGGTATCGCCATTGCCATGGATTCCGACGAAGGATACGAGCGCTTTTAA
- the nhaB gene encoding sodium/proton antiporter NhaB, translating to MAQPLARTFVNMFLGNAPVWYKLTIIACLVCNPIIMITAGPFVAGWLLIAEFIFTLTMALKCYPLPAGGLLAIEAVAMGLTSAEVVYHEAHKNFEVILLLIFMVAGIHFMKDFLQFTFTRILVRVRSKKVIALLFCLAGAFLSAFLDALTVTAVIIAVAYGFYNVYHRFASGKGSGDSHNLISDDSVKQKDREELLEFRAFLRNLMMHGAVGTALGGVCTLVGEPQNLLIAHEMGWHFVPFIIKVLPVSMPVLAAGLLTCLAVEQFHLFGYGAQLPGNIRSFLLETAIRMEAEQGQRGKVKLVIQALIGLWLILALALHLAAVGLVGLSVIVLLTSMTGVVEESQLGQAFEEALPFTALLVVFFAIVGVIHSQNLFAPILGYVLSMKGQSQLVAYYAANGLLSAISDNVFVATVYISETKLHFINMLNAVPGIGMSGQALMEKLTDASLVRADVIAGLPAAAATQVRELMVHFDKLAVAINTGTNIPSVATPNGQAAFLFLLTSALAPVIRLSYGRMVILALPYTITMSLTGLAAVYYLL from the coding sequence ATGGCCCAGCCTTTAGCACGGACTTTTGTCAACATGTTCCTCGGCAATGCCCCGGTGTGGTACAAGCTCACCATCATTGCCTGTCTTGTCTGCAACCCGATTATCATGATCACTGCCGGGCCGTTTGTGGCTGGTTGGTTGCTTATTGCAGAATTCATTTTCACCCTGACCATGGCCTTGAAATGCTACCCACTGCCTGCTGGTGGACTTTTGGCTATCGAAGCCGTTGCCATGGGGCTGACTTCCGCAGAAGTGGTGTATCATGAAGCACACAAGAACTTCGAAGTCATCCTGTTGCTGATCTTTATGGTCGCGGGTATTCACTTCATGAAGGACTTTTTGCAGTTCACCTTCACTCGAATTCTCGTGAGGGTGCGTTCCAAAAAGGTCATCGCTTTGTTATTTTGTTTGGCTGGTGCTTTTTTGTCAGCCTTTCTGGACGCACTGACGGTTACAGCAGTTATCATTGCCGTGGCCTACGGATTTTATAACGTTTATCATCGCTTCGCTTCCGGCAAAGGCAGCGGAGATTCTCATAATCTGATTTCCGACGACTCGGTCAAGCAGAAGGACCGTGAAGAATTGCTGGAGTTCCGGGCTTTTCTGCGGAACTTGATGATGCACGGTGCCGTCGGTACGGCTTTAGGCGGCGTCTGTACGTTGGTTGGTGAGCCTCAGAACCTCTTGATTGCCCATGAGATGGGTTGGCATTTTGTTCCATTCATCATCAAGGTTCTGCCTGTGTCCATGCCCGTTCTTGCTGCTGGCCTGTTGACCTGCCTTGCCGTGGAACAGTTCCATTTGTTTGGCTATGGCGCACAGTTGCCTGGTAACATTCGTTCATTTCTGTTGGAAACCGCCATTCGTATGGAGGCAGAGCAGGGACAGCGTGGTAAGGTCAAGTTGGTTATTCAGGCCTTGATCGGTCTTTGGCTCATTTTGGCTCTTGCACTTCATTTGGCCGCGGTTGGCTTGGTTGGTCTGTCTGTGATCGTTCTTTTGACCTCCATGACTGGTGTCGTTGAAGAAAGTCAGTTGGGACAGGCTTTCGAAGAAGCTTTGCCTTTCACCGCCTTGTTGGTGGTGTTTTTCGCTATTGTCGGTGTCATCCATTCGCAAAATTTGTTTGCGCCCATTCTCGGCTACGTCTTGAGCATGAAGGGGCAGAGCCAATTGGTTGCCTATTACGCGGCGAACGGTCTGCTTTCTGCCATTTCGGATAACGTGTTCGTGGCAACGGTATATATCTCCGAGACCAAGCTGCATTTTATCAACATGCTGAACGCAGTTCCCGGTATTGGGATGAGCGGTCAGGCTTTGATGGAGAAGTTGACGGACGCAAGTCTGGTCAGAGCCGATGTTATCGCCGGTCTGCCTGCCGCCGCAGCCACTCAGGTGCGGGAACTTATGGTGCATTTTGACAAGTTGGCGGTAGCCATCAACACCGGTACGAACATTCCGTCTGTGGCTACGCCGAACGGCCAGGCTGCATTTTTGTTCCTGTTGACAAGCGCACTTGCGCCGGTCATCCGTCTGTCGTACGGACGCATGGTTATCCTTGCTTTACCGTACACCATTACGATGTCCCTGACTGGTTTGGCTGCCGTGTATTATCTGTTGTAA
- a CDS encoding transferase, with translation MKSISRLIDHIISRVNVNLKPIGRDVENAVRQSIRTDKLTKYYAYYALSIDHPWYFRFQESNLGGTYFLGKCEVDRSVVLMSDIRGDELKPKGAVAYFNGMETELYQDEIIQVVNSFLIKTLVHNHSRNSEIPEYFRILNTVAMHYSNIHGTTTEGAYLGAFSTADLSVLHNCVLGDFAYVQAGDLSRKTIRSGRVWIRKQGEFEFDYAHDPSIIDRFVTYDDEGQLTGLFSDFLKGRRSDFLPMYDSLAFESPVPVPDNAFLSRYAVVKDASSLGDNSLVAQRAYLENAKLGHGSNAQENCFIIDSQLEGLDIIAHGGKLTYTKLGNKVFVGFNSFLHGEKWSGITVGAGTIVMPHTIIDAKEPITIPENFIVWGYVRTQEDLEVHSMSLEDFSQRRVIRLGNLSFKGDGGAFIEGFRDRIEHILLENGAYYDGERSTRGHAQRTQSVSYNLFQPYLAGEEEAMFPAIVVGSR, from the coding sequence ATGAAGAGTATCTCACGATTGATCGATCATATCATCTCACGGGTGAATGTTAACCTGAAGCCCATTGGTCGGGACGTAGAAAATGCAGTTCGTCAGTCTATTCGGACTGATAAATTGACTAAGTACTACGCCTATTATGCCCTTTCCATTGATCATCCCTGGTACTTTCGTTTTCAGGAAAGTAATCTGGGGGGTACGTATTTTCTTGGAAAATGCGAAGTCGACCGTTCTGTTGTTCTTATGAGCGACATTCGCGGCGACGAACTCAAGCCCAAAGGGGCGGTCGCGTATTTTAACGGTATGGAAACTGAACTCTATCAGGATGAAATTATTCAGGTGGTCAACAGCTTCCTTATCAAGACGTTGGTACACAACCATTCACGAAACTCGGAGATTCCAGAATATTTTCGCATACTCAACACCGTGGCCATGCATTATTCCAACATTCATGGGACAACCACGGAGGGTGCCTATCTCGGGGCTTTTTCCACGGCAGACCTTTCCGTTTTGCATAACTGTGTTCTGGGCGATTTTGCGTATGTTCAGGCCGGAGATCTTTCTCGCAAGACAATCCGGTCTGGACGCGTCTGGATACGGAAACAGGGCGAATTCGAATTTGACTATGCGCATGATCCTTCAATTATTGACCGGTTTGTGACCTATGACGACGAAGGGCAATTGACCGGCCTTTTTTCGGATTTCCTAAAAGGACGCCGGAGCGATTTCCTGCCGATGTACGATTCTTTGGCTTTTGAAAGTCCCGTGCCTGTGCCGGACAATGCCTTTTTGAGTCGGTATGCCGTGGTCAAAGACGCGAGTTCTTTGGGTGATAATTCGTTGGTCGCACAGCGGGCATATCTCGAGAACGCGAAGCTCGGCCATGGGTCCAATGCTCAGGAAAATTGTTTTATCATTGATTCTCAGCTTGAAGGCTTGGATATCATCGCCCATGGCGGTAAACTTACCTATACAAAACTCGGGAATAAGGTCTTTGTTGGTTTTAATTCTTTCCTACACGGCGAGAAGTGGAGCGGGATTACCGTGGGAGCCGGGACCATTGTCATGCCACACACCATTATAGACGCCAAGGAGCCTATTACTATTCCCGAAAACTTTATTGTTTGGGGATATGTTCGGACTCAGGAGGACCTTGAAGTTCATTCAATGAGTTTGGAAGATTTTTCCCAACGGCGGGTTATCAGACTTGGGAATTTGAGTTTTAAGGGAGATGGTGGTGCCTTCATCGAAGGGTTCCGAGACCGCATTGAGCACATACTGCTGGAAAATGGCGCATATTATGATGGGGAAAGGAGCACTCGAGGACATGCGCAGAGAACGCAAAGTGTTTCCTACAATCTGTTTCAGCCGTATTTGGCAGGCGAAGAGGAGGCAATGTTTCCTGCTATCGTTGTAGGGAGCAGATAG
- a CDS encoding cytidine deaminase: MPDIKELIRLAAEARDMAYAPYSNHPVGVALVTDTGDIYTGCNIENAAYPLGNCAEQSAISAMVLGGGRVIREIVVVGPTEAVCTPCGGCRQRIREFSTPDTIVYSCNSERVLLTMTLDELLPHSFGPENLNKL, translated from the coding sequence TTGCCTGATATCAAGGAACTCATTCGATTGGCAGCGGAGGCCCGCGATATGGCATATGCTCCGTATTCCAATCATCCAGTGGGCGTTGCTTTGGTAACGGACACAGGCGATATATACACCGGCTGTAATATTGAAAACGCGGCTTATCCGTTGGGCAATTGTGCGGAACAGTCTGCCATAAGCGCCATGGTGCTCGGTGGCGGCAGGGTGATTCGTGAGATCGTGGTCGTTGGACCAACTGAGGCCGTTTGTACTCCGTGCGGCGGTTGTCGTCAGCGCATCCGTGAATTTTCCACCCCGGACACCATCGTGTATTCCTGCAACAGCGAACGCGTGCTTTTGACCATGACTTTGGATGAATTGCTGCCCCATTCTTTCGGGCCGGAAAACCTCAACAAATTATGA
- the deoC gene encoding deoxyribose-phosphate aldolase → MKMNDTLKNLVAEAQHIVANEEFALRTLASMDLTSLSENDTDDTIKDLCSRAMCSAGHVAAVCVYDRFVPLALKELEGSCVRVATVCNFPHGGADAAKAVAEAREQVNMGVHEVDVVMPYKRFKSGDEDTASALIEQVRVVCGEDVKLKVILETSQLQSLRIIEAASRAAIEAGADFIKTSTGKVPGGATLEVAAVMLSVIKEMQPNTNRTLGFKPSGGLKTVSDSAGFLYLADQIMGQGWATPQTLRFGASGILNDVLKELNLNSVPNEKHDY, encoded by the coding sequence ATGAAAATGAACGATACATTGAAAAACTTGGTGGCCGAGGCGCAACACATCGTGGCTAATGAAGAGTTTGCTTTACGGACCCTTGCCTCTATGGACCTGACGTCTTTGAGCGAAAACGATACTGATGACACGATCAAAGATCTATGCTCTCGCGCTATGTGCTCGGCAGGGCATGTCGCTGCAGTCTGCGTATATGACAGATTTGTCCCGCTTGCGCTCAAGGAATTGGAAGGTTCGTGTGTCCGCGTAGCAACGGTTTGCAACTTTCCTCATGGCGGAGCAGATGCGGCCAAGGCTGTTGCCGAGGCCCGCGAACAGGTCAATATGGGTGTGCATGAAGTGGATGTGGTCATGCCATACAAACGGTTCAAGTCCGGCGACGAAGACACCGCCAGTGCATTGATTGAACAGGTCCGTGTGGTTTGTGGTGAAGATGTCAAACTCAAGGTCATACTTGAAACAAGTCAGCTCCAGTCCTTACGCATTATTGAAGCCGCTAGTCGAGCCGCTATCGAGGCTGGTGCCGATTTCATCAAGACTTCCACCGGCAAGGTGCCGGGTGGGGCAACACTTGAAGTCGCTGCCGTCATGCTCTCTGTCATTAAGGAAATGCAGCCCAACACCAATCGAACCCTCGGTTTCAAGCCCTCAGGCGGCCTTAAAACCGTGTCAGACAGCGCTGGATTTCTTTACCTTGCCGATCAGATCATGGGGCAGGGCTGGGCCACTCCTCAAACCCTTCGTTTCGGAGCCAGTGGCATCCTCAATGATGTCCTTAAGGAACTCAACTTGAACAGTGTCCCTAACGAAAAACACGACTACTAA
- the deoA gene encoding thymidine phosphorylase, translating into MKFIPQEIIRKKRDGYPLDKSDIESMVRGITDESVSEGQVAAFAMAVFFQGMSMQERIDLTVAMKNSGTIIDWPTFGFKSGVVDKHSTGGVGDKVSLILGPLAAACGAFVPMISGRGLGHTGGTLDKFDAIPGYDTTPDLETFVTVTREAGCAIIGQTSDLAPADRRLYSIRDVTATVESIDLITASILSKKLAAGLQGLVMDVKYGSGAFMEKYEDARKLAESIAHVATGAGVPTVALLTDMNEVLGHSVGNALEMQEAVDFLTGKYRDSRLMQVVFVLTGEMLILAGLARDIGEATIKMNAALDSGTAADCFGTMVKGLGGPVDFVQKAAEYLDAAPVEMAVYPESAGFVTAMDNRAVGMTLVAMKGGRIRAEQPIDYGVGMTNFAHIGDKIGPDVPICRVFARDEEQANMAAERIREAVQVGLDRPADRPVVSERIAGVA; encoded by the coding sequence ATGAAATTTATACCGCAGGAAATAATTCGCAAAAAACGGGACGGATATCCGCTCGACAAATCCGACATCGAATCCATGGTGCGCGGCATCACGGATGAATCCGTTTCCGAAGGTCAAGTGGCGGCATTTGCCATGGCCGTTTTTTTTCAAGGCATGTCCATGCAGGAACGTATCGATCTGACTGTCGCCATGAAGAATTCGGGCACGATCATCGATTGGCCGACTTTTGGTTTTAAATCCGGGGTGGTGGACAAGCATTCCACGGGCGGCGTGGGTGATAAGGTCAGTCTGATCCTCGGCCCATTGGCTGCGGCATGCGGTGCATTTGTTCCCATGATTTCCGGGCGCGGTCTTGGACACACTGGCGGTACACTCGATAAGTTTGACGCCATTCCGGGCTATGATACCACCCCTGACCTTGAAACTTTTGTCACTGTGACGCGAGAAGCAGGCTGTGCCATCATCGGCCAGACCTCGGACCTCGCCCCGGCAGACAGGCGGCTGTATTCCATTCGAGATGTCACGGCGACCGTGGAATCTATCGACCTCATCACGGCATCCATTCTGTCCAAGAAATTGGCAGCGGGATTGCAGGGATTGGTCATGGATGTGAAATATGGTTCCGGTGCGTTCATGGAAAAATATGAGGATGCCAGAAAACTGGCCGAATCCATCGCTCATGTTGCCACAGGTGCTGGCGTGCCGACAGTAGCCTTGCTCACGGATATGAATGAAGTGCTGGGTCATAGCGTTGGCAATGCACTGGAAATGCAGGAAGCTGTGGATTTTTTGACAGGCAAATATCGAGATTCGAGACTGATGCAGGTTGTGTTTGTCCTGACAGGTGAAATGTTGATTCTTGCCGGACTGGCAAGGGACATCGGCGAAGCCACCATAAAAATGAACGCGGCTCTTGATTCAGGCACGGCAGCCGATTGTTTTGGCACAATGGTAAAGGGGTTGGGTGGTCCTGTGGATTTCGTGCAAAAGGCTGCGGAGTATCTCGATGCGGCTCCTGTGGAAATGGCTGTGTACCCGGAAAGTGCCGGGTTCGTGACGGCTATGGACAATCGCGCTGTGGGCATGACTCTGGTGGCCATGAAGGGTGGGCGTATCCGTGCGGAGCAACCTATTGATTACGGTGTAGGCATGACGAATTTCGCACATATCGGTGATAAGATCGGACCTGATGTTCCGATTTGCAGAGTGTTCGCGCGAGATGAGGAACAGGCGAATATGGCGGCGGAGCGTATCCGTGAAGCCGTGCAGGTTGGCCTGGATCGTCCGGCAGATCGGCCTGTGGTATCAGAACGTATTGCAGGGGTTGCATAG
- a CDS encoding phosphopentomutase, giving the protein MGRAFILVLDSLGIGWAPDADRFGDAGADTLGHIAEKCARGEADQDGLRSGPLNLPCLSSLGLGLAAQLVTGTVPPGLTSPVLRGRFAAANEVSLGKDTPSGHWEMAGVPVRFEWGYFPPEYPSFPETLIAEIVEKGNLSGVLGNCHASGTEIVARFGEEHIQSGKPICYTSADSVFQIAAHEEYFGLDRLFALCELVRELLEGYNIGRVIARPFIGEPGAFTRTANRRDYSLPPPSQTLLDKLKAAGREVVSVGKIADIFAHRGLTKKVKAPDSDGLFDLLEDEVENAPDGSLTFVNFVEFDSEWGHRRNVTGYAAALERIDKRVFGLIGHLRSGDLAIITADHGCDPTWQGSDHTRECVPVILFGPDVLPGADGMRETFADVGQTVAMHLGIDPLDEGTPILLS; this is encoded by the coding sequence ATGGGACGTGCATTTATTCTCGTGCTGGACAGCCTTGGTATCGGCTGGGCACCGGACGCTGACCGCTTTGGTGATGCCGGCGCTGACACGCTTGGGCATATTGCTGAAAAATGCGCACGGGGCGAGGCTGATCAGGACGGCCTACGGTCCGGTCCGTTGAATCTGCCGTGCCTGAGCTCTCTCGGCCTTGGACTGGCTGCCCAACTGGTGACGGGGACAGTGCCTCCCGGTCTGACTTCGCCGGTTTTGCGTGGTCGGTTCGCGGCGGCAAATGAAGTGAGTTTGGGCAAAGACACCCCGAGCGGTCATTGGGAAATGGCTGGAGTGCCGGTTCGTTTTGAATGGGGCTATTTTCCGCCTGAATATCCAAGTTTCCCTGAAACGTTGATTGCTGAGATTGTTGAAAAAGGCAATCTGTCTGGTGTTTTGGGGAATTGTCACGCATCGGGGACGGAAATTGTCGCCCGATTCGGCGAAGAACATATCCAGTCAGGCAAACCCATTTGTTATACTTCGGCTGATTCGGTTTTTCAGATTGCGGCCCATGAAGAATATTTCGGGCTGGATCGATTGTTCGCGCTCTGTGAACTCGTGCGAGAATTATTGGAAGGCTATAATATAGGGCGAGTCATTGCCCGTCCTTTTATAGGGGAACCGGGAGCGTTTACACGAACGGCTAACCGTCGGGATTATTCTTTGCCACCACCGTCTCAGACTTTGCTTGATAAGCTCAAGGCCGCGGGTCGTGAGGTCGTTTCCGTGGGTAAAATTGCCGATATTTTTGCGCACCGAGGCCTGACGAAAAAAGTCAAGGCACCGGATTCTGACGGGCTGTTTGATCTGCTGGAAGATGAAGTCGAGAATGCGCCGGATGGTTCGCTTACCTTTGTGAATTTCGTGGAGTTCGATTCTGAATGGGGACATCGCCGGAATGTAACCGGATATGCCGCCGCATTGGAACGAATCGATAAACGAGTGTTTGGGTTGATCGGGCATCTTCGTTCTGGTGATTTGGCGATTATTACCGCAGACCATGGTTGTGATCCTACTTGGCAGGGAAGTGATCATACCCGTGAGTGCGTGCCTGTGATCTTGTTTGGCCCGGACGTACTGCCGGGAGCCGATGGCATGCGTGAGACCTTTGCGGACGTGGGGCAGACTGTTGCCATGCACCTTGGCATTGATCCGTTGGACGAGGGCACTCCCATTCTCTTGAGTTAG